One Candidatus Korarchaeum sp. genomic region harbors:
- a CDS encoding PRC-barrel domain-containing protein produces MARYSIARLASKPVITDQGLLLGEVTDLVVDEISGKVLSLIIRSNRGAADALLQKLKRDRKGNVLVPYSTVKYIREMIVIDERLLKVYIATKS; encoded by the coding sequence ATGGCGAGGTACTCTATCGCTAGGTTAGCGAGCAAACCCGTGATCACTGACCAGGGGCTGCTGCTGGGCGAGGTCACCGACTTGGTCGTAGATGAGATATCCGGGAAGGTCCTCTCACTGATAATAAGGAGCAACAGGGGAGCTGCTGACGCGCTACTCCAGAAGCTCAAGAGGGACAGGAAGGGGAACGTCCTAGTCCCCTACTCCACGGTGAAGTACATAAGGGAGATGATAGTGATAGATGAAAGGCTCCTCAAGGTCTACATAGCTACGAAGAGCTAG
- a CDS encoding ATP-binding protein: protein MGIGAALLSAVNGGRRVMGRSLGSRVSYGMLIWADGRGKEGREVIRAAVSAINSSSEGFKLEIIERRIDPEVISLLLGMPDVKEPIPVEVGREERRSELLIEIGERRGKVISIGAEELTKHVLIAGQTGSGKTTTAKRIVYEAWNLGIPSLIMDSHWEYRNLVLQLGGRVFFNRQGYPQVCVNPLASIPRGEKEVFLVAETLSTLLDLTPSQFYILLKALRRLSDLSTEKNPPNMLDLIVEVKAMASGSQPEEESKAALIRKLEPLVSGGGETLFSCDNILSTGFEDALTLVELGDIESDLQKQLLATFILKKVKDRFIREEAKSNFPRLLIVLEEAEKLIPKYKDSIGFELVSRLFAELRKFGISLVMVSQSLSEVPEAAIRNTGVKLIHRVDSPSDLRLLRGSGERGVIEKARTLMPGECILIAPYSVEVLQVRAVDELPLRRERADDLVRTNSFYWPLSQF from the coding sequence ATGGGAATAGGAGCAGCTTTGCTCTCAGCGGTCAACGGCGGGAGGAGGGTCATGGGGAGGAGCTTGGGCAGCAGGGTGAGCTACGGCATGCTCATATGGGCCGATGGGAGAGGGAAGGAAGGGAGGGAGGTAATAAGAGCAGCTGTTTCAGCGATAAACAGCTCTTCTGAGGGATTTAAGCTTGAGATAATCGAGAGAAGGATTGATCCCGAGGTAATATCGCTCCTCCTCGGGATGCCTGATGTCAAGGAGCCGATCCCCGTGGAGGTGGGGAGGGAGGAGAGAAGGAGCGAGCTCCTGATAGAGATAGGGGAGAGGAGGGGAAAGGTGATAAGTATAGGAGCCGAGGAATTAACTAAGCACGTCCTGATAGCTGGTCAAACAGGCTCAGGGAAGACGACGACGGCTAAGAGGATAGTTTACGAGGCCTGGAACCTGGGGATACCCTCGCTCATAATGGACTCCCACTGGGAGTACAGGAACCTCGTCCTGCAGCTAGGGGGGAGGGTCTTCTTCAACAGGCAGGGCTACCCTCAGGTATGCGTCAACCCCCTGGCCTCGATACCTAGGGGTGAGAAGGAGGTCTTCCTTGTCGCTGAGACCCTATCTACACTCCTAGATCTGACTCCCTCTCAGTTCTACATCCTCCTGAAGGCATTACGTAGGCTTAGCGATTTATCGACCGAGAAGAATCCCCCAAACATGCTCGATCTGATCGTCGAGGTTAAGGCGATGGCATCCGGCTCCCAACCCGAGGAGGAGAGCAAGGCTGCTCTCATTAGGAAGCTGGAGCCCCTAGTTTCGGGAGGCGGTGAGACCCTCTTCTCCTGCGATAACATCCTCTCGACGGGCTTCGAGGACGCGCTGACGCTGGTCGAGCTGGGGGATATAGAGAGCGACCTGCAGAAGCAGTTACTGGCCACCTTCATCCTGAAGAAGGTGAAGGACCGCTTCATAAGGGAGGAAGCCAAATCCAACTTCCCAAGGCTCCTAATAGTTTTGGAGGAAGCTGAAAAGCTCATACCTAAGTATAAGGATTCTATTGGATTTGAGCTAGTGAGCAGGCTATTCGCTGAGCTCAGGAAGTTCGGTATCTCGCTCGTAATGGTATCCCAGAGCCTCTCCGAGGTACCTGAGGCCGCCATCAGGAACACCGGGGTTAAGCTGATACATAGGGTGGACTCGCCCAGCGACCTGAGGCTCCTGAGGGGATCGGGTGAGAGGGGCGTCATCGAGAAGGCGAGAACTCTCATGCCGGGGGAGTGCATCCTGATAGCCCCCTACAGCGTGG